The Christensenella timonensis DNA segment CCGTCACGGTGGAAGGCAATACCATAAGCAGCATCGGCACGGGCCTTTTGGTGCTGGTGGGGATAAGCCGCGACGATACGCGCAGGGATATGGAATACATTGCGGACAAATGCCTGAATCTGCGGGTGTTTGAAGACGCGGACGATATCATGAACCTGTCGCTTATGGATATCGAAGGAGAGTTGCTGCTCGTTTCGCAGTTCACGCTTTACGGCGACGCGCGTAAGGGAAGAAGGCCAAGCTATATCCACGCCGCGCCTCCTGATGTTGCGCGCGATATGTTTGCGGAGTGTGTGGAAATATTCAGGCAAAAATGGCCTAAAATACAGACGGGACAGTTCCGGGCAATGATGGATGTGTCGCTCATAAACGACGGGCCGGTGACGATCCTGCTTGACAGTAAAAAGGAATTTTAGATATGTTGATTGATCCGGTGATCACGGGCCGAGAGAGCGGGCTTTTTGAAAATTGTTATATCGTGCGTGCGGAAGGTGAAAATGAGGCGGTCGTCATAGACCCGGGCGAGGGCGCGCAGGAGATCATCAGGCAGCTTGACAAGCTGAACCTCGGCGTTTCGCATATTCTGCTGACGCACGGGCATGCCGACCATATCGCGGCTGCGGACGACCTGCGTGAAAAGTATGGCGCAAAGGTCGCGATCCATGAAAAGGACGCGGAAATGCTGGGGCATCCTTCACGGAACCTGTCCGCTTTTTTAGGCCGTGAATGTAAGCTTGCCCCAGCGGATATTTTGCTGAAAGATGGCGATACCATCGACGCGGCAGGGCTTTCGTTTAAGGTGATGCATACGCCGGGGCATACGTGCGGCGGTGTGTGTTATTTAACGGGCGACGTTATGTTTTCAGGCGATACGCTTTTTGCAGGATCGATCGGGCGGACGGATTTCCCGGGCAGCGACTGGGAAGAGATGTCGCAGTCACTTGCGCTGTTAAAAGGGACGGAACGGGACTATGCCGTTTATCCGGGGCACGGCGAAGCGACGACGCTTGGGCGTGAAAAGCGGAGCAACCCGTTTATGCAGGGATAACGTATGTTTTCTTTATATACCGATACGCCGGAATTTTATAATGACATTTGTGACGAAATCCGTCTTTTTGTAAACGAAAAGAAGATAGCCCAAGTCGAAAAAGACGTAATGAGTGCCGGTCATTTGCTGCGGCATTTTTTTTGGCGCGATGAAAACGGCTGGCACGGCAGGGCGGAATATTATATCGACAGTGACCTCAAGCGGAAAGTGGAAACGGCGCCGGAGTTTACGGAGGACGGGAAAGCGGTCGATGTGGCGCAGGATACGCTGCTGGCAAAGAAGCTGCGCAAGCATCATGTCAAAGGGATCGTCTATGAAGCGCTCCATGGGTATTATGGCGAGGATAAGCCGTGGGGATCGCTGACCGGTATCCGTCCGACCAAGCTGATGCACGAGCTTGCTGCAAAACGGGGCATCAGCGAAGCAAAACGGATATTCCGCGAAACGTATTTTGTGACGGAGCCTAAAATATCGCTGGCGGAAACGATCGTGACCCGGCAGGAGCCCTATCGCAGCGATATCGAGGAAACGGACGTGGATATTTACGTGGGGATTCCCTTTTGTATATCGCGCTGTAAATATTGTTCGTTCATATCGCGGGATATCAAGTTCAATACGAAGCTCAAGGATCAATATATGGCGTGCCTGCTCCATGAATTTGAGCTGATGCGGGATACGCTGGAAAAATATCGCGTACGTGCGGTGTATGTGGGCGGCGGTACGCCGACTGCGCTGGGCGATGAGGAATTTGCACAGCTGCTTCGCGCGGTAAGCGAATACTTTAAGGAGCCGCGCGAATTCACCGTGGAGGCCGGCCGCCCGGATACGATCACGCGCGAAAAGCTGGATATGATAAAAGCCGCAGGCGCGGGGCGTATCAGCATCAATGCGCAGACAACAAATGACGATACGCTTTTGCGGATTGGCCGCAGGCATGACGCGGGGGATTTCTTCCGCGCGTTTGAGCTGGCGAAAACATATGGGT contains these protein-coding regions:
- a CDS encoding MBL fold metallo-hydrolase is translated as MLIDPVITGRESGLFENCYIVRAEGENEAVVIDPGEGAQEIIRQLDKLNLGVSHILLTHGHADHIAAADDLREKYGAKVAIHEKDAEMLGHPSRNLSAFLGRECKLAPADILLKDGDTIDAAGLSFKVMHTPGHTCGGVCYLTGDVMFSGDTLFAGSIGRTDFPGSDWEEMSQSLALLKGTERDYAVYPGHGEATTLGREKRSNPFMQG
- the dtd gene encoding D-aminoacyl-tRNA deacylase yields the protein MRAVVQRVKNASVTVEGNTISSIGTGLLVLVGISRDDTRRDMEYIADKCLNLRVFEDADDIMNLSLMDIEGELLLVSQFTLYGDARKGRRPSYIHAAPPDVARDMFAECVEIFRQKWPKIQTGQFRAMMDVSLINDGPVTILLDSKKEF
- the hemZ gene encoding coproporphyrinogen dehydrogenase HemZ gives rise to the protein MFSLYTDTPEFYNDICDEIRLFVNEKKIAQVEKDVMSAGHLLRHFFWRDENGWHGRAEYYIDSDLKRKVETAPEFTEDGKAVDVAQDTLLAKKLRKHHVKGIVYEALHGYYGEDKPWGSLTGIRPTKLMHELAAKRGISEAKRIFRETYFVTEPKISLAETIVTRQEPYRSDIEETDVDIYVGIPFCISRCKYCSFISRDIKFNTKLKDQYMACLLHEFELMRDTLEKYRVRAVYVGGGTPTALGDEEFAQLLRAVSEYFKEPREFTVEAGRPDTITREKLDMIKAAGAGRISINAQTTNDDTLLRIGRRHDAGDFFRAFELAKTYGFDSINTDIILGLPLETTEDTKRTLMDVTRFEPENVTVHTLALKNSSDFALENQDLLDSRMVTEMVELSQQFLSEKGYLPYYLYRQKYMSGNMENVGFSQPGKESVYNIDIMEETVSVLAFGAGGISKKLYPEQNLLKRAANVKDIPNYIERTCEMADRKKELF